The following proteins come from a genomic window of Trichoplusia ni isolate ovarian cell line Hi5 chromosome 16, tn1, whole genome shotgun sequence:
- the LOC113501682 gene encoding alkaline ceramidase-like translates to MWSHLERGSSPVDWCESNYSISPVIAEFVNTISNILFFLFPPVLIHLFQEYSKFFNPAINVLWVLLMVVGMSSAYFHATLSLVGQLLDELSILWVFIAAFAMFLPKRHFPTFLGGNRRRLAICSSVASVLCTGFLVMQPAANAFALMTLVVPALGFLYKELNLVECARVYRLGIRCVIVSLLAILCWTIDRMFCDAWQSIDFPYMHGVWHVLAFIASYTALVLFAYFNVNEERPEQKPQLKYWPVNDFELGVPYVSIKHPCKNGDDLAI, encoded by the exons ATGTGGTCTCACTTAGAACGTGGAAGTTCACCCGTTGACTGGTGTGAATCTAATTATTCTATTTCGCCAGTTATAGCTGAATTCGTCAACACA ATTAGCAACATCCTGTTCTTCTTGTTCCCCCCTGTGCTAATTCACCTCTTCCAAGAGTACTCAAAGTTCTTCAACCCAGCTATCAATGTTCTATGGGTTCTGCTGATGGTGGTTGGTATGAGCTCTGCCTACTTTCATGCGACCTTGAGTTTAGTTG GTCAGTTATTGGATGAGTTGTCTATACTGTGGGTATTTATAGCAGCATTCGCTATGTTCTTGCCAAAGAGACATTTTCCAACATTCTTAGGAGGCAACCG ACGAAGACTCGCGATTTGTTCTAGCGTCGCTTCAGTGCTGTGCACCGGTTTCTTAGTCATGCAGCCGGCGGCTAACGCTTTCGCGTTAATGACACTTGTCGTACCTGCCCTTGGGTTCCTCTACAAAGAATTAAACCT GGTGGAGTGTGCGCGTGTGTATCGACTCGGCATACGCTGTGTCATCGTCTCCTTGCTAGCAATACTCTGCTGGACCATTGACCGAATGTTCTGCGACGCCTGGCAGTCCATCGATTTCCCGTACATGCATGGAGTATGGCATGTGCTTGCATTCATTGCCAGTTACACTGCTCTTGTTCTCTTTGCATATTTCAACGTTAATGAAGAAAGGCCTGAACAGAAACCGCAGCTCAAGTACTGGCCCgtaaatgattttgaattagGTGTTCCATACGTATCAATTAAACATCCATGCAAAAATGGCGACGATTTAGCAATTTAG
- the LOC113501680 gene encoding proteasomal ATPase-associated factor 1 has translation MSNQSPVITIQCDWNDVIRLPKGEAWISSKILNEASIHDKLLTSLSDGKVKINFSDNYQYISHGPLNLVVKHIASDLKVAFVAPSKAHKIHKKAVLSVAVSSHSLAVSSCEEDKLLVWDSRTSEVSLDLKGHGGPIYKCKFFPSGIVVLSAGADGSCRIWSAESGINPVTLKGHAMAVTDICIIEKGRNVISVSRDGSAKLWDVGESNCLADVVEGHGQLNCCAIATTTDIAEVDNEREVGTNNKLLIVGCESGLVVCAHVAKRGQTFAKQLDSACNTIIVMDQSAIVGCSNGKITQLNLQNGSVMKEWHESASPVQSMAVLTNHMYVVGRQDGTCTVLSLQEGFSKLRVQLTGSDCDGIRDISFNGKWVFAGCRDSNVRKYDFNQINVHFK, from the exons ATGTCCAATCAATCGCCGGTCATTACTATTCAATGCGATTGGAACGATGTTATAAG ATTACCAAAAGGCGAAGCCTGGATATCATCTAAAATACTAAATGAAGCTAGTATTCATGATAAGCTGCTGACTTCTTTAAGTGATGGaaaagttaaaatcaatttttctGACAATTATCAGTACATATCCCATGGGCCATTGAATCTGGTGGTTAAACATATTGCTTCTGACCTGAAAGTAGCATTTGTGGCTCCCAGCAAGGCTCACAAAATACATAAGAAAGCTGTTTTGTCTGTTGCGGTCTCAAGCCATTCTCTAGCTGTGTCTTCTTGTGAAGAGGACAAGCTTTTAGTGTGGGACAGCAGAACAA gTGAAGTAAGCCTTGACTTAAAGGGCCATGGAGGTCCAATATACAAATGCAAGTTCTTTCCATCTGGCATTGTTGTGCTGTCTGCGGGTGCTGATGGCTCTTGCAGGATCTGGTCGGCCGAGTCAGGTATAAACCCGGTCACTCTGAAAGGCCATGCCATGGCCGTCACTGATATATGTATCATTGAAAAAGGAAGAAATGTTATCTCTGTGAGCAG AGATGGATCAGCAAAACTATGGGATGTGGGTGAATCAAACTGCTTAGCAGATGTTGTTGAAGGCCACGGCCAGCTCAACTGCTGTGCTATAGCTACTACCACGGATATTGCTGAAGTTGACAATGAGAGAGAG GTTGGCACCAATAACAAACTATTAATTGTTGGGTGTGAGAGTGGACTTGTTGTATGTGCACATGTGGCCAAGAGAGGTCAGACATTTGCCAAGCAGCTGGACTCTGCTTGCAACACCATCATTGTCATGGATCAATCTGCTATTGTAGGCTGCAGCAATGGAAAG ATAACACAATTAAATCTTCAAAATGGGTCTGTAATGAAAGAATGGCATGAATCTGCTAGCCCCGTTCAAAGTATGGCGGTTTTAACGAATCACATGTACGTCGTTGGGCGGCAAGATGGCACCTGCACAGTACTTTCACTACAGGAAGGATTCTCGAAGCTCAGGGTACAGTTGACTGGGTCAGACTGTGACGGTATCAGAGATATATCTTTCAACGGCAAGTGGGTATTCGCTGGTTGTCGAGATTCTAATGTACGGAAATATgatttcaatcaaatcaatGTCCATTTTAAGTAA
- the LOC113501679 gene encoding papilin-like, whose amino-acid sequence MAYQNPTFIIKNIDPQYTSLENRDYDFVNNWIDVSVENEVWRGKKLREGKPIPIKIKDDYDVINIDYLDPVCNAKRQRRRPTSASSAYTQHEAMARTNTGRKKTKHHNKRCSMRIAELAVPTKRQCIDTWRNKSSLLPEFMVDRLKQHVMDQRPVVQIPEAIYCFQKRQRPHSAKNTSYKSSTSTKNNATRNILKPLRQLDMKSLCIIFGNKIEKMLLTPMNLTLNTNMKNLSKVVACDIAQIMKTSKLNIEQDLSRSMQLEVANKVTVWIAGILEDLTFKLLEEDLKDLEEEEGPVLDLLDGLVDNVLNICEPPPVYIDETSSSSSPKNEVLEEESLKSPDSNIDVNVKNNSPFDDITFSVEQIQDKAQDLIGDLEDYKEITDEEFIKNTVYNIIKSIDKQSDEVDSEKSDLTENLADQTNKEFSDENLDPEFENEGDKEFDNEEIVGDINEGSGEAIEDEEISLAQDENDNGDYDESNDTKSDSFDNIKENDILEEEDIADKNDSNVSDVFDLLTEDGDAKKSKSVNLPITDFVNSDVENIRTSIADNFVQQEKTGSDSRGNTTNEKNRPNIIFAEPNEYLLSDADETWPLEINSDRTYLKLSESVSKSVTSLGNIFESEDEDKTGDKSSPKEETRQQLHQKIMDNISSEQRHSVEVVVNTSKYDIGNQINGVLKTATKETTTNQTIATDTNLDEEPQDKKSLDTKPVDAKPIEKKTIDKTVEKKPVDTEPFDKFEVTVPQPHKTAMLHTKQKTFTERPKYNEIKIDNTGHYKSGSASSLSTKPEEETIRSHKTQSHIDYSWKVHPKTAPSWVRSWGQGQGEPSEDSIPIQIRPTRVKESEMRKWCKDLEKAYINLAMWSEWIDTTCKETISLLKRKETACSSLGKRNTSDWIRFKKNINKDAILWTKLYQRTEDNFKSLKRKYNNVEIVSAEYCAMCTCNKTRKNLNIEYL is encoded by the exons ATGGCCTATCAGA ATCCaacatttatcataaaaaatattgatcctCAATATACATCACTGGAAAATAGGGATTACGACTTCGTTAACAACTGGATAGATGTATCCGTCGAAAACGAAGTTTGGCGGGGTAAAAAGCTCCGGGAGGGGAAGCCAATAccgattaaaataaaagatgattacgatgttattaatattgattacCTTGATCCAGTCTGCAATGCAAAACGACAACGTAGAAG GCCGACCTCAGCTTCAAGTGCTTATACGCAGCATGAAGCAATGGCAAGAACAAACACAGGTCGGAAGAAGACTAAGCACCATAATAAAAGATGTTCCATGAGGATAGCTGAACTGGCTGTTCCTACAAAACGCCAGTGCATCGACACTTGGAGGAATAAATCATCTTTGCTACCAGAATTCATG GTGGACAGATTAAAGCAGCACGTTATGGATCAGAGGCCAGTCGTGCAAATACCAGAAGCGATATACTGTTTCCAAAAACGACAAAGACCGCATTcagcaaaaaa TACTTCATACAAGTCTTCGACGTCAACGAAAAACAATGCTACTCGCAACATCTTGAAACCTCTGCGTCAATTGGACATGAAATCATTATGCataatatttggaaataaaattgaaaaaatgttgttaaCACCGATGAATCTAACTTTGAACACCAA tatgaaaaACTTATCCAAAGTCGTAGCATGTGACATTGCTCAGATTATGAAGACTTCAAAATTGAATATAGAACAAGATCTCTCTAGATCTATGCAGCTAGAGGTGGCTAACAAA GTAACAGTCTGGATAGCAGGCATTCTAGAGGATTTGACATTCAAGCTCTTGGAGGAAGATTTGAAAG ATTTGGAGGAGGAAGAGGGACCGGTATTGGACCTCCTCGATGGTTTGGTAGATAACGTTTTG AACATCTGCGAACCTCCACCAGTATACATTGATGAAACCTCCTCCTCGTCTTCCCCGAAGAACGAAGTACTAGAAGAAGAATCCTTAAAATCACCTGATAGTAATATtgatgtaaatgtaaaaaacaacTCGCCGTTCGATGACATAACCTTTTCAGTAGAGCAAATTCAAGACAAAGCGCAAGATTTGATTGGAGATTTAGAAGATTACAAAGAAATTACAGATgaggaatttattaaaaatacagtttataatattataaagagtatTGATAAACAATCTGATGAGGTGGACAGTGAGAAATCTGATTTAACTGAAAATTTGGCGGATCAAACTAACAAAGAATTTAGTGATGAAAATTTAGACCCAGAATTTGAAAATGAGGGTGATAAAGAATTTGATAATGAAGAGATAGTAGGCGATATCAATGAAGGATCTGGAGAAGCTATTGAAGATGAAGAAATATCTCTAGCGCAGGACGAAAATGATAACGGTGATTATGACGAATCTAACGATACAAAAAGTGATAGTTTCgacaatataaaagaaaatgatatattagaagaagaagatattgCAGATAAAAATGATTCAAACGTGAGTGACGTATTTGACCTTTTAACCGAAGATGGTGATGCCAAGAAAAGCAAATCTGTAAACTTACCTATAACAGATTTcg taaactCAGACGTCGAAAACATTAGAACCAG TATCGCGGATAATTTCGTTCAACAAGAGAAAACTGGATCAGATTCCCGGGGGAACACtactaatgaaaaaaatagGCCTAACATCATTTTTGCAGAACCTAATGAATATTTACTAA GTGACGCAGACGAAACATGGCCATTAGAAATAAATTCAGATAGAACTTATCTCAAACTCAGTGAGAGTGTCAGTAAATCAGTCACATCACTTGGCAATATCTTTGAAAGTGAGGATGAAGACAAAACAGGAGACAAAAGTAGTCCGAAAGAAGAAACAAGGCAACAGCTGCACCAAAAAATTATGGACAATATTTCATCAGAACAAAGACACTCAGTAGAAGTTGTGGTAAATACCAGTAAATATGATATTGGAAATCAGATAAATGGTGTTCTTAAAACCGCAACAAAAGAAACTACTACGAATCAAACCATAGCTACTGATACTAACCTGGATGAAGAACCACAAGACAAGAAATCTCTCGACACAAAACCTGTCGATGCCAAACCTATCGAAAAGAAAACTATCGATAAAACTGTCGAAAAGAAACCTGTCGACACGGAACCTTTCGATAAATTTGAAGTAACCGTCCCTCAACCACATAAAACTGCCATgctacatacaaaacaaaaaacatttacgGAGAGACctaaatacaatgaaattaaaatagataacaCAGGCCATTATAAATCTGGAAGTGCATCAAGTTTATCCACTAAACCAGAAGAGGAAACAATAAGAAGTCACAAAACCCAATCACATATAGATTATAGTTGGA AGGTCCATCCGAAGACAGCGCCATCTTGGGTGAGGTCGTGGGGACAAGGTCAGGGAGAGCCGAGTGAAGATTCGATTCCGATTCAAA TTAGACCAACGAGGGTCAAAGAAAGCGAAATGCGTAAATGGTGCAAAGATTTAGAAAAAGCATACATAAATCTAGCAATGTGGAGTGAGTGGATAGATACCACGTGCAAAGAAACTATTTCGTTATTGAAACGAAAAG aaactGCGTGTTCAAGTTTGGGTAAGAGAAATACATCTGATTGGATTAGgttcaagaaaaatattaataaagatgcGATTTTGTGGACCAAGTTGTACCAACGCACAGAAGataatttcaaaagtttaaaaaggaaatataacaATGTTGAG ATTGTCTCAGCGGAATACTGTGCTATGTgtacttgtaataaaactaggaaaaatttgaatattgaataccTGTGA